In Bacillus weihaiensis, the genomic stretch CAGGATAAATAAGGGAATTGATATGGCCTCATTTCCTTGGTGGTTAAACATCCATCCAAGTAAAATGAGCACCCCTGAAATGATGGCATTAACTAGCTCTATATGCTCCATCCATTTACTAACTAAAGAATGATCGTCGGCGTTCTTTGAATCGTTCAGTTGAGATATTGTACTTGCTTCCATTTTCATCGCTCCTTCTAATTGAGAATAAGATTCATCTTCAATACTTTTATAGAAACTTGAATAAAGATTTTAATTATTGGTTTCTCCTTGATTTATCTAACATAGTATAAATTATACCATCTCATTCTTCACTTTCAAGTAATAATTATTATAATTATTAAATTAAAATGATTATTGATAAGGAGAAGCATTCTCAATTACTAAACTACGATTTCACTCTCTTAGAATTAACTAAAAATGGAAGGTTATCTCAACTTGCTTTTCTATTAATGGATATCTTTAATTAGCTTCGTCAATTGTTCACTTGTAATGGGACCCATTACTTTGTGAGCAACCATTCCATTTTCATCAATAATAAAAGTGGTAGGAACACCCATTATCCGATAATCTTTCGCTACTTTTCCATCTATATCCAAGCCAACAGTAAAGGTCAATTTTGCCTGTTGACTAAATTGACGAACATCCTCAACTGAACTTTCAGAAGACGTAACATTAATAGCTACTATCTCAACACCGTCTATGCCTTGTTCGTAAAAATCACTTAACTCCATTAGCTCTTCTTGACAATACCCGCACCAAGTTGTCCAAAAAGGAAGAACAACAATTTTACCTTTATAATCACTTAGTTTTACTTTTTGATCCGAACTTGTTAGTAAAGTAAATTCACTTGCCCTATTTTGATTTAGTGTTTCAGCAAAACCACTCGTTGTAAAAAAATGTGAAAATAATATCATACTAATTAGCATGGGACCTAATCGTTTTACGATCATTTCATCAATCCACCTTCCAGTTTTTCCATATGTTTTGTATCAAGGAAGGAATTTATGTACGGTAAAGTATGATTTTCCGTAATGTGAAGTAAGCTAAAATAAAAAAAAACACCTTTAACTAGGTGCTATAAAAACTTCCTTCTATTGCCTTCTTAGACTTGACTTCATTGATTTTTATTCTTATCTAACAGGTTATACTTCAGTTCAGCTATGTCTTTTTCCATATTAGCCAATTCCCCATCAAACTTTTCGTCTTTTTGCTTTAAATGGTCTCCTAAACTTCCTCTTTCATTCTTATCCATGCTGTTCACCTACTTTCTTATTCTATAAGGGAGCTCACCTCCTCCCCGCGAAAAGCGAGCATCTGGAGCGGAATGTAATCTGACTGGACACTTGATAAATAGCCACAGATTACAACAAATGCCAAAATATAAAAGGTATTAAATTCTCTAGGTCTGTGTTTCTTTAAATAAGCATTTATGAGATTAATTCTATTGTATAAATATATTCACAAAGAATGATCCG encodes the following:
- a CDS encoding TlpA family protein disulfide reductase → MIVKRLGPMLISMILFSHFFTTSGFAETLNQNRASEFTLLTSSDQKVKLSDYKGKIVVLPFWTTWCGYCQEELMELSDFYEQGIDGVEIVAINVTSSESSVEDVRQFSQQAKLTFTVGLDIDGKVAKDYRIMGVPTTFIIDENGMVAHKVMGPITSEQLTKLIKDIH